Proteins found in one Nerophis ophidion isolate RoL-2023_Sa linkage group LG21, RoL_Noph_v1.0, whole genome shotgun sequence genomic segment:
- the LOC133540200 gene encoding endonuclease 8-like 1 isoform X1 — protein MSKLNIPPFVPARTVLEGLESEDACEDKKAVKKEIHSKKGAKKDKMEEENTDLLRLCHTVPLEVVNLGGKGYDPEKKDYSGFEAWLQCYYVDGMKSVRDHNGRTMWFKGDPGPMAPKESKSPKAKKRKDTDADHDYPRKKKVSRKHNSDSTVKKKAAKKPTKAAKEEENGPQEEATPRRRSANTPQQEPKSTSGRRKKNNTEPAAGLILIILPFSENIKSLIFEDPIPTHLSVCANYKIACTVGGRVVCDLLCAIDSSKSGTDHPIFVY, from the exons atgtccaa GTTGAACATTCCACCCTTTGTGCCTGCCCGGACTGTGCTGGAAGGCCTCGAGTCAGAGGATgcgtgtgaagacaagaaagctgtaaaaaaggagatccatagcaaaaag GGAGCCAAAAAGGACAAAATGGAAGAGGAGAATACAGACCTGCTCAGACTTTGCCACACAGTACCGCTGGAGGTGGTGAACTTAG GTGGGAAAGGTTACGATCCAGAGAAGAAAGACTACTCAGGTTTTGAGGCCTGGTTGCAGTGTTACTATGTGGATGGAATGAAGTCTGTACGCGACCACAATGGCAGGACTATGTGGTTCAAA GGCGATCCAGGTCCTATGGCTCCTAAAG AATCAAAGTCTCCAAAGGCCAAAAAGAGAAAAGATACAGATGCAGACCATGATTACCCCCGCAAGAAAAAG GTGTCCAGGAAACACAACTCTGACAGCACAGTGAAGAAAAAAGCAGCCAAAAAGCCCACAAAAGCAGCaaaggaagaagaaaatggacctcaagaagaagccacacccagaagaagatcagcaaacacacctcagcaagaaccgaaatccacgtcaggcaggaggaaaaagaacaatacagagccagctgcaggtctgattctaataatactcccattttctgaaaatattaagagcctgatctttgaggatccaattcccacacacttatctgtgtgcgcaaactataaaattgcatgtactgttggtggacgtgttgtatgtgatctactttgtgcaattgatagcagcaaaagtggcacagatcaccctatttttgtgtactag
- the LOC133540200 gene encoding endonuclease 8-like 1 isoform X2 — translation MSKLNIPPFVPARTVLEGLESEDACEDKKAVKKEIHSKKGAKKDKMEEENTDLLRLCHTVPLEVVNLGGKGYDPEKKDYSGFEAWLQCYYVDGMKSVRDHNGRTMWFKGDPGPMAPKESKSPKAKKRKDTDADHDYPRKKKVSRKHNSDSTVKKKAAKKPTKAAKEEENGPQEEATPRRRSANTPQQEPKSTSGRRKKNNTEPAAGFKTRSGRLTRQNVK, via the exons atgtccaa GTTGAACATTCCACCCTTTGTGCCTGCCCGGACTGTGCTGGAAGGCCTCGAGTCAGAGGATgcgtgtgaagacaagaaagctgtaaaaaaggagatccatagcaaaaag GGAGCCAAAAAGGACAAAATGGAAGAGGAGAATACAGACCTGCTCAGACTTTGCCACACAGTACCGCTGGAGGTGGTGAACTTAG GTGGGAAAGGTTACGATCCAGAGAAGAAAGACTACTCAGGTTTTGAGGCCTGGTTGCAGTGTTACTATGTGGATGGAATGAAGTCTGTACGCGACCACAATGGCAGGACTATGTGGTTCAAA GGCGATCCAGGTCCTATGGCTCCTAAAG AATCAAAGTCTCCAAAGGCCAAAAAGAGAAAAGATACAGATGCAGACCATGATTACCCCCGCAAGAAAAAG GTGTCCAGGAAACACAACTCTGACAGCACAGTGAAGAAAAAAGCAGCCAAAAAGCCCACAAAAGCAGCaaaggaagaagaaaatggacctcaagaagaagccacacccagaagaagatcagcaaacacacctcagcaagaaccgaaatccacgtcaggcaggaggaaaaagaacaatacagagccagctgcag gcttcaagacacgtagcgggagactgacaagacagaatgtcaagtaa